In Pomacea canaliculata isolate SZHN2017 linkage group LG12, ASM307304v1, whole genome shotgun sequence, a single genomic region encodes these proteins:
- the LOC112577051 gene encoding uncharacterized protein F13E9.13, mitochondrial-like — protein sequence MASASIERFVKLFKHKSGSVIGMIHLRALPGTPRCEHSMQSIIQQACQEAQLYKEAGVDAVLVENMHDIPYLHTNAVGPEVTAAMSVVCSEVRKVFAPKPVGVQVLAGANRQALAVALAAGLQFVRAEGFVFSHVADEGLMSACAGELLRYRRQIGAEDVLVLTDIKKKHSAHAITADVDIAETAKAAQFFLSDGVIVTGSATGQAASTKEMRAVLDAVDLPVLVGSGVTTDNYDQFRAAHAVVVGSHFKRNGLWSNELDPDRLRRFMQHVADVRRKQVETTMIM from the exons ATGGCGTCTGCTAGTATAGAACGTTTCGtgaaattatttaaacacaaaagTGGATCTGTGATTGGTATGATTCACCTTCGAGCGCTACCAG GTACCCCTCGTTGTGAGCACAGCATGCAGTCCATTATTCAACAAGCTTGCCAAGAAGCCCAGCTGTACAAGGAGGCTGGGGTG GATGCCGTTCTAGTGGAGAACATGCACGACATCCCATATCTGCATACAAACGCAGTCGGACCGGAAGTCACGGCAGCCatgagtgtcgtctgctcggaGGTGCGGAAGGTTTTTGCTCCCAAGCCTGTGGGCGTGCAGGTTCTGGCGGGCGCTAACAGGCAGGCACTAGCTGTCGCTCTGGCGGCAG GGCTGCAGTTCGTGCGGGCTGAGGGCTTCGTGTTTTCGCATGTTGCTGATGAGGGACTGATGAGCGCATGCGCGGGCGAGCTGCTGCGCTACCGACGGCAGATCGGCGCCGAGGACGTGCTGGTGCTGACCGACATCAAGAAGAAGCACAG TGCTCATGCCATCACTGCGGATGTGGATATCGCGGAGACTGCGAAAGCTGCTCAGTTCTTCCTGTCTGATGGCGTCATTGTCACAGGTTCTGCCACAGGCCAGGCCGCCAGTACTAAAGAGATGAGAG CGGTTCTGGATGCCGTGGACCTGCCTGTGTTGgtggggtcaggggtcacaACGGACAACTACGACCAGTTCCGGGCAGCGCACGCTGTTGTGGTGGGCTCCCACTTCAAGCGTAACGGCCTGTGGTCCAACGAGCTGGATCCGGACAGGCTGCGGCGCTTCATGCAACACGTGGCTGACGTCAGGAGGAAGCAAGTGGAGACAACCATGATCATGTAG
- the LOC112577049 gene encoding G1/S-specific cyclin-E2-like isoform X2, with protein sequence MLRRSSRLQSKAAARRSHNVDEPHPKRKRMEENQFMPISHNSAITSSCLVPAGTSDLSCCETLSVADRTSGAFTRGILQSKTSESDQDGDVSLDEEEITEIQTTPPRQHTIYRFQNHFLTPDSPESLGRREVNPMPMLDWADQDILWTEMLKKEDKYQHSPHIMENHSKLQPGMRAVLMEWLMEVCQLHTLQKETYYLAVDYIDRYLMKTEDIQPSELQLIGITALFLASKVEEIYPPKMSEYAFLTAEACTEEDMKQCEVIMLKALNWDLVPVTVNTWLTLYLQLMKIHERQGERMKTIPQNISHPCYSVNYYLHVGRLLDLSMLDIGCLAYKYSILAASALYHVTARLDTVLTITGVDKHDLHQCVEWMTPFATVLQTAEPLVLQSFPDVKLGDAHQIQCHAVKLRMLDDVLAIRERSPAGDSAISLTPPASNKKNTYTDDSGNRQR encoded by the exons ATGCTCAGAAGAAG TTCCCGGCTTCAGTCAAAAGCTGCCGCTAGACGATCTCATAATGTCGATGAACCGCACCCAAAACGGAAAAGAATGGAAGAG aaccaGTTTATGCCAATATCCCACAACTCAGCCATTACATCTTCGTGCCTTGTACCTGCTGGAACTTCTGATCTTTCCTGCTGTGAGACACTTTCTGTTGCTGATCGCACTAGTGGGGCATTCACAAGGGGAATACTCCAATCCAAGACATCTGAATCTGACCAAGATGGGGATGTTTCCCTTGATGAAGAGGAAATTACAGAGATTCAGACAACACCTCCTAGGCAACATACCATTTATCGATTCCAG AACCATTTCTTGACGCCCGACTCGCCCGAAAgtttggggaggagggaggtaAATCCAATGCCTATGCTGGACTGGGCAGACCAAGATATCTTGTGGACCGAAATGCTGAAAAAGGAGGATAAGTACCAACATAGTCCTCACATTATGGAAAACCACAGTAAACTACAACCAGGCATGAGGGCCGTTCTGATGGAGTGGCTTATGGAg GTGTGTCAGCTGCACACCCTTCAGAAGGAAACATACTACTTGGCAGTTGACTACATTGATCGCTATCTGATGAAGACAGAAGATATTCAGCCATCAGAACTTCAACTAATTGGAATCACAGCTCTTTTCTTAGCATCTAAAGTAGAG GAAATCTACCCTCCCAAGATGTCTGAGTATGCATTTTTAACAGCAGAGGCATGCACTGAGGAAGATATGAAACAGTGTGAGGTTATCATGCTTAAG GCATTGAATTGGGACTTGGTACCTGTGACTGTCAACACTTGGCTAACATTGTACCTACAGTTAATGAAAATTCATGAACGTCAGGGCGAGAGGATGAAGACCATACCTCAGAATATCAGCCATCCTTGCTATTCTGTGAATTACTATTTACATGTCGGCCGG TTACTGGATCTCAGCATGCTGGATATTGGATGCCTCGCATATAAATATAGCATTTTGGCTGCTTCTGCATTGTATCATGTCACTGCTCGTCTTGATACAGTGCTGACCATCACAG GTGTGGACAAGCATGACCTTCATCAGTGTGTTGAGTGGATGACACCATTTGCCACTGTGCTTCAGACAGCTGAGCCTCTAGTCTTGCAGTCATTTCCAGATGTGAAGCTTGGTGATGCCCATCAAATTCAGTGCCACGCCGTTAAGCTGAGGATGCTG
- the LOC112577049 gene encoding G1/S-specific cyclin-E2-like isoform X1 has product MLRRSSRLQSKAAARRSHNVDEPHPKRKRMEEVEHREKRIICWRQQFRIQNQFMPISHNSAITSSCLVPAGTSDLSCCETLSVADRTSGAFTRGILQSKTSESDQDGDVSLDEEEITEIQTTPPRQHTIYRFQNHFLTPDSPESLGRREVNPMPMLDWADQDILWTEMLKKEDKYQHSPHIMENHSKLQPGMRAVLMEWLMEVCQLHTLQKETYYLAVDYIDRYLMKTEDIQPSELQLIGITALFLASKVEEIYPPKMSEYAFLTAEACTEEDMKQCEVIMLKALNWDLVPVTVNTWLTLYLQLMKIHERQGERMKTIPQNISHPCYSVNYYLHVGRLLDLSMLDIGCLAYKYSILAASALYHVTARLDTVLTITGVDKHDLHQCVEWMTPFATVLQTAEPLVLQSFPDVKLGDAHQIQCHAVKLRMLDDVLAIRERSPAGDSAISLTPPASNKKNTYTDDSGNRQR; this is encoded by the exons ATGCTCAGAAGAAG TTCCCGGCTTCAGTCAAAAGCTGCCGCTAGACGATCTCATAATGTCGATGAACCGCACCCAAAACGGAAAAGAATGGAAGAG GTCGAGCACAGAGAAAAGAGGATAATTTGTTGGAGGCAGCAGTTTAGAATACAG aaccaGTTTATGCCAATATCCCACAACTCAGCCATTACATCTTCGTGCCTTGTACCTGCTGGAACTTCTGATCTTTCCTGCTGTGAGACACTTTCTGTTGCTGATCGCACTAGTGGGGCATTCACAAGGGGAATACTCCAATCCAAGACATCTGAATCTGACCAAGATGGGGATGTTTCCCTTGATGAAGAGGAAATTACAGAGATTCAGACAACACCTCCTAGGCAACATACCATTTATCGATTCCAG AACCATTTCTTGACGCCCGACTCGCCCGAAAgtttggggaggagggaggtaAATCCAATGCCTATGCTGGACTGGGCAGACCAAGATATCTTGTGGACCGAAATGCTGAAAAAGGAGGATAAGTACCAACATAGTCCTCACATTATGGAAAACCACAGTAAACTACAACCAGGCATGAGGGCCGTTCTGATGGAGTGGCTTATGGAg GTGTGTCAGCTGCACACCCTTCAGAAGGAAACATACTACTTGGCAGTTGACTACATTGATCGCTATCTGATGAAGACAGAAGATATTCAGCCATCAGAACTTCAACTAATTGGAATCACAGCTCTTTTCTTAGCATCTAAAGTAGAG GAAATCTACCCTCCCAAGATGTCTGAGTATGCATTTTTAACAGCAGAGGCATGCACTGAGGAAGATATGAAACAGTGTGAGGTTATCATGCTTAAG GCATTGAATTGGGACTTGGTACCTGTGACTGTCAACACTTGGCTAACATTGTACCTACAGTTAATGAAAATTCATGAACGTCAGGGCGAGAGGATGAAGACCATACCTCAGAATATCAGCCATCCTTGCTATTCTGTGAATTACTATTTACATGTCGGCCGG TTACTGGATCTCAGCATGCTGGATATTGGATGCCTCGCATATAAATATAGCATTTTGGCTGCTTCTGCATTGTATCATGTCACTGCTCGTCTTGATACAGTGCTGACCATCACAG GTGTGGACAAGCATGACCTTCATCAGTGTGTTGAGTGGATGACACCATTTGCCACTGTGCTTCAGACAGCTGAGCCTCTAGTCTTGCAGTCATTTCCAGATGTGAAGCTTGGTGATGCCCATCAAATTCAGTGCCACGCCGTTAAGCTGAGGATGCTG